In a single window of the Effusibacillus lacus genome:
- a CDS encoding PAS domain S-box protein — MHSRNIKRSRLLITLLVFAFLLIVMLALYVYSEKNELARFYSRIAESLFKHIGHELGEVDYTVPFSDGMQADFHKKYDDLLKHMQVKKVKIWNTKAQVVYSDDPSIIGRRFEQEIEYWRAVQGSQTSEFSKLNQQENQMDSTDDGALLEVYTPIFSRSGEVVGVAEFYFDISSFYKVFVLNDHMLISGLVVLLIVIPWVLIRLIVRNKQQVKQLDRNVHFLTQLFTSSSDGIVILDDECRVLSLNPAAERISGWKQGDVAGMNCHQLFNCSHEDGRPISEANCPLKSGLHFNCGEGNNYSEFNIRHHDGGWRTVSVSYIQLEQEDGKPPHYAMQIRDVTRKVQEIAEIDIIQEFALLPHEQWDQKKIHRLVEDKCRKLFLADRVSIVWGDGENEGSSDDPMEEEIKSLILEVRTRKLLLERDSKVNLFLIGVPLIIGNDLQGVMVLQYDSTILLDLETGRKLSRLAAQTAMVYKLYSLMEHIQVRRKEMEDLYKLSMEIRSNQTESVVDRYVIESVRIITKADGTAVLLYDQQQRLRHHGSSGSRILANDELLNESMFFDALHLGQFSVLHAENEREHVLFKQEGLASVALSPIVYRDKVYGVLLIGMKTPKVWNEHDTYLIQNISSIIAVQIQNNQLYRQVENKAILLERDRISREIHDGLAQAIGYVNLQLHRISKMLEERQIEQAIREIGTVKEVIADSYGEIRETITNLRVKQTDTGFVDWVIDYIRDFQHLSGLQVELKVEENLPAVTEDVKIQLIRVVQEALTNVKKHSDASLVRVELGNANGELMVSIMDNGRGIEQRALEKRRKHGGQGLSIMKDRIESISGKFSIESKPQEGTKITIVV, encoded by the coding sequence ATGCATAGCCGGAACATCAAACGGAGCAGGCTTCTGATTACGCTCCTGGTTTTTGCTTTCCTGTTGATTGTGATGTTGGCGCTGTATGTATATTCGGAAAAAAACGAACTCGCCAGATTTTATTCCCGGATTGCGGAAAGCCTGTTTAAGCATATTGGCCATGAGTTGGGGGAAGTGGATTATACGGTACCTTTTTCCGACGGGATGCAAGCCGATTTTCACAAGAAATACGATGATCTATTGAAACATATGCAAGTGAAAAAGGTTAAAATCTGGAACACAAAGGCACAGGTTGTTTATTCCGATGACCCGTCCATCATTGGCCGACGGTTTGAACAGGAAATCGAATACTGGAGAGCGGTGCAGGGCAGCCAGACCAGTGAGTTCAGCAAACTGAACCAGCAGGAAAACCAAATGGATTCCACCGACGACGGGGCTTTGCTTGAAGTGTACACCCCCATCTTCTCCAGATCCGGCGAGGTTGTCGGTGTTGCGGAATTTTACTTTGACATAAGCTCCTTCTACAAAGTGTTTGTGTTGAACGATCATATGCTCATCTCGGGATTGGTGGTGCTGCTGATCGTCATCCCCTGGGTCTTGATACGATTGATTGTCCGCAACAAGCAGCAGGTCAAACAGTTGGACCGGAATGTCCATTTCCTGACCCAACTGTTCACTTCAAGCTCAGATGGAATCGTGATTCTGGATGACGAGTGCCGGGTGCTCTCCTTGAATCCGGCCGCCGAAAGAATCAGCGGGTGGAAGCAGGGAGATGTTGCAGGGATGAATTGCCATCAGTTGTTCAATTGTTCCCATGAAGACGGTCGGCCCATTTCGGAAGCGAATTGCCCCCTGAAATCCGGTTTGCATTTCAATTGTGGCGAAGGAAACAACTATTCGGAATTTAACATTCGTCACCACGATGGCGGTTGGCGTACAGTGTCCGTCAGCTATATCCAACTGGAGCAGGAAGACGGGAAACCTCCGCACTATGCCATGCAGATAAGGGATGTTACCCGCAAGGTGCAGGAAATTGCGGAAATTGACATCATTCAGGAATTTGCTTTATTGCCGCATGAACAGTGGGACCAAAAGAAGATTCATCGTCTGGTTGAGGACAAGTGCAGGAAACTGTTTCTGGCAGACCGGGTATCTATTGTTTGGGGAGACGGGGAGAACGAGGGCAGTTCGGATGATCCAATGGAAGAGGAAATCAAGTCCTTGATACTGGAGGTTCGAACCCGAAAACTTCTTCTGGAGCGGGATTCCAAGGTTAACCTCTTTTTGATTGGCGTCCCCTTGATTATCGGGAATGACCTGCAAGGAGTGATGGTTCTTCAGTATGACTCCACAATCCTCCTGGATCTGGAGACAGGTCGCAAATTGAGCCGACTTGCGGCACAAACCGCAATGGTTTACAAGCTTTATTCTTTAATGGAACACATTCAAGTCCGCAGGAAGGAAATGGAGGATTTGTACAAACTCAGCATGGAGATCCGTTCCAACCAAACGGAATCGGTTGTTGACCGTTATGTAATTGAAAGCGTTCGCATCATTACCAAGGCGGATGGGACAGCGGTGCTTTTATACGATCAACAGCAAAGACTCAGGCACCATGGTTCCAGCGGCAGCCGGATTCTTGCAAATGATGAACTTCTGAATGAGTCCATGTTTTTTGACGCATTGCATCTGGGACAATTCTCAGTCTTACATGCGGAAAACGAAAGGGAGCATGTTCTTTTCAAGCAGGAAGGACTCGCATCCGTCGCGCTTTCCCCCATCGTTTATCGTGACAAAGTGTACGGTGTGCTGTTGATTGGCATGAAAACGCCAAAAGTCTGGAATGAACATGACACTTATCTGATTCAAAACATCAGTTCCATAATCGCCGTTCAAATTCAAAACAACCAGCTGTACCGGCAAGTGGAAAACAAAGCCATTCTGCTGGAAAGGGACAGAATTTCCCGTGAAATTCACGATGGATTGGCTCAGGCAATCGGGTATGTCAATCTCCAGCTCCACCGGATCTCCAAGATGCTGGAAGAGCGGCAAATCGAACAAGCCATCCGGGAAATTGGCACGGTTAAAGAAGTAATTGCCGATTCCTATGGCGAAATCAGGGAAACCATCACGAACTTGCGGGTAAAGCAAACGGATACAGGCTTTGTTGATTGGGTTATTGATTACATCCGCGATTTTCAGCATCTGAGCGGGTTGCAGGTGGAGTTGAAGGTTGAAGAAAATCTTCCGGCAGTCACCGAAGATGTGAAAATCCAACTTATCCGAGTGGTGCAAGAAGCTCTGACCAATGTAAAAAAGCACTCTGATGCAAGTTTGGTGCGGGTTGAACTGGGCAATGCAAACGGCGAATTGATGGTTTCGATCATGGACAACGGCCGGGGAATCGAGCAACGGGCATTGGAGAAACGACGGAAACATGGCGGGCAAGGGCTGTCCATCATGAAGGACAGAATCGAATCCATTTCGGGGAAATTCTCAATCGAATCAAAACCGCAAGAGGGAACCAAAATCACAATTGTTGTGTAA